Proteins encoded within one genomic window of Hahella chejuensis KCTC 2396:
- a CDS encoding ATP-binding protein: MKWSQMPIKHKLIMMTLFTSVIGIVVVSLSFIWYENLTYKDQLKQEMNVIGKILADRSNAALVFSDTAQLQDNVNSLKLRQSIELSCIYDAMGAPLSSFSRRQDLQCPLAPAAHEGEFTSSYFHLTQAIELDGESIGKLYIRSSLQELVGHLQNYIATAAIVSALVVMALLLVSSMLQRIISTPLVHLTETATRIARVKDYSLRAEQESEDEIGQLVVAFNSMLDTIEEQNAQILHNYENLEKIVAQRTAELRSANKELEAFSYSVSHDLRQPLRAIDGFSDALLEDCSDQLDEVAMDYLNRVRAASQRMGRLIDSMLTLSRVTRYKVESKEVNLSNLAATIFEALQADQPERHVEAVIQPGLMTQGDENLLGVALSNLIGNAWKYSSKLSHARIEFGAIDKDGERIFYVKDNGAGFDMKYADKLFVAFNRLHSPAEFEGSGIGLATVSRVISRHGGRIWAESQPGEGSVFYFTLNDAAVDAHETGAR, encoded by the coding sequence ATGAAATGGTCTCAGATGCCGATAAAGCACAAGCTGATCATGATGACGTTGTTCACCAGCGTGATCGGCATTGTGGTGGTCAGCCTGAGTTTCATCTGGTACGAAAACCTGACTTACAAAGACCAGCTGAAACAGGAAATGAACGTCATTGGCAAAATCCTGGCGGACCGCAGCAACGCCGCTCTGGTGTTCAGCGACACGGCGCAATTGCAGGATAACGTCAACAGCCTGAAGTTGCGTCAGTCTATCGAACTGTCCTGTATCTATGACGCCATGGGGGCGCCGCTGAGCAGTTTCTCCCGGCGGCAGGACTTGCAATGTCCCCTGGCGCCCGCCGCCCATGAAGGGGAGTTCACCAGCAGCTATTTTCATCTGACCCAGGCCATCGAGCTGGATGGCGAAAGCATCGGCAAACTGTATATCCGCTCTTCTTTGCAGGAGTTAGTGGGGCATTTACAAAACTATATCGCTACCGCCGCGATTGTGTCCGCACTGGTGGTGATGGCGTTGTTGCTGGTGTCCAGCATGCTGCAGCGCATCATCTCCACGCCGCTGGTGCATTTGACGGAAACCGCCACCCGCATCGCCAGAGTGAAGGATTACAGTCTGCGGGCGGAACAGGAAAGTGAGGACGAAATCGGACAGTTGGTGGTGGCTTTTAACTCCATGCTGGACACCATTGAAGAGCAGAACGCGCAGATTCTGCATAATTACGAGAACCTGGAGAAAATCGTGGCGCAGAGAACGGCGGAGCTGCGTTCCGCTAACAAAGAGCTGGAGGCGTTCAGCTACTCGGTCTCCCACGATTTGCGTCAGCCCCTGCGCGCCATCGACGGTTTCAGCGACGCGCTGCTGGAGGACTGTTCGGATCAGCTTGACGAAGTCGCCATGGATTACCTCAACCGTGTGCGCGCCGCCAGTCAGCGCATGGGGCGTCTGATCGACAGCATGCTTACTTTGTCCCGGGTGACCCGTTATAAGGTGGAGAGCAAAGAGGTGAATCTGAGCAACCTGGCGGCGACTATCTTTGAAGCCTTGCAGGCGGATCAACCCGAACGGCATGTAGAAGCGGTCATTCAACCGGGCTTAATGACTCAGGGGGATGAGAATCTGCTTGGCGTGGCGCTTTCCAATCTGATTGGCAACGCCTGGAAATATTCCTCGAAACTTTCCCACGCGAGAATTGAATTCGGAGCCATTGACAAAGACGGCGAGCGGATATTTTATGTCAAAGACAATGGCGCGGGGTTTGATATGAAGTATGCGGACAAGCTGTTCGTGGCGTTTAACCGGTTGCACTCCCCAGCGGAGTTTGAGGGCAGCGGCATCGGGCTGGCGACGGTGTCCCGTGTGATAAGCCGTCATGGCGGTCGGATATGGGCGGAATCTCAACCCGGAGAAGGCAGCGTCTTCTACTTCACATTGAATGATGCGGCGGTGGATGCGCACGAGACTGGGGCGCGCTGA
- a CDS encoding citryl-CoA lyase has product MSSKYGYQTKVWSEEPEADNPFAAHSALCYGYDVYGDILTRASWFEYLYLLFRGEKPNTDQARLLEKLAIALANPGPREASVRAAMNGGVGGCPHAASLMASLAVGAGQYGGGHEVYILMQLWRECGTDMAQWRARLPSPVSDTREDIWRPMEHAPGFDPNGESCPKPVRQVLEALAEIPCAITVRWLAQHRQELEAAADAPLSLSGVAAAALHDLAMNEHAAVMLYLMLRLPGAAAHAIEQRDLGWKMFPFYGEHIQLTDDPGPFELPNAEELGL; this is encoded by the coding sequence ATGAGCAGCAAGTACGGATACCAGACGAAAGTCTGGTCTGAAGAACCAGAAGCCGACAACCCTTTCGCCGCGCACTCCGCCCTTTGCTACGGCTACGATGTCTACGGCGACATCCTGACCAGGGCGAGCTGGTTCGAATACCTGTATCTGTTGTTCAGAGGCGAAAAACCCAACACGGATCAGGCGCGATTACTGGAAAAACTGGCGATCGCCCTCGCCAACCCAGGTCCCCGCGAGGCCAGCGTGCGCGCGGCGATGAACGGCGGCGTTGGCGGCTGTCCGCACGCCGCTTCGCTGATGGCGTCCCTGGCCGTCGGTGCGGGCCAGTATGGCGGCGGACATGAAGTCTACATTTTGATGCAGCTTTGGCGGGAATGCGGAACCGATATGGCGCAATGGCGAGCCCGCCTCCCCTCCCCGGTCAGCGATACACGGGAGGATATATGGCGGCCCATGGAGCACGCCCCCGGTTTCGATCCCAACGGCGAGAGCTGTCCAAAGCCAGTGCGTCAGGTGCTGGAAGCGCTGGCGGAAATTCCTTGCGCTATTACCGTACGCTGGCTTGCGCAACATCGCCAGGAACTGGAAGCCGCCGCAGACGCGCCGCTGTCACTGTCCGGTGTGGCCGCCGCAGCATTGCACGATCTGGCTATGAACGAGCACGCCGCGGTCATGTTGTACTTGATGCTGCGTTTACCCGGCGCCGCCGCACACGCCATTGAGCAACGAGATCTGGGTTGGAAAATGTTCCCCTTCTACGGAGAGCACATCCAGTTGACGGATGACCCCGGCCCCTTCGAACTACCCAATGCAGAGGAGCTTGGGCTATGA
- a CDS encoding thiamine pyrophosphate-binding protein, which translates to MIENGDLILHYLERLGVKYVFGVPGGSIEPLYNALARSERRGGPKAVLARHESGAAFMADGYARATGKLGVCISTSGPGATNLLTGVANAYADGIPMLVITAQPSIERFGLGAFQEGSCTGINTVSIFDSCTRFNTLVSHPAQLEHKLLMAIGYALSNQPGPVHLSVPLDIMRAKSPDPAGNLNMRAFINHEVVPSAESVHRLLKELAYVQKATLVIGEGCAGAMEPLLALAESRNWLIVTTPMGKGLVSEYHPLYRGVFGLGGHESARDALHPDNAERVIVIGSALDEVTTGGWDPNAIFSNRLIHLSGNPDHLSRSVMSRLSILGSPRLLLEPFAKYLKHAAPRKQKYLPGADGFPKHVKYADKEACLDVEAPVKPQALYWALSQACPRNTPVLMDTGNSFLWGVHYWRTNPPLSDSTKLFHIGMGFATMGWAIGAAVGMALARPDTPVICFTGDGSMLMSGQEITVARELDLNILFIVLNDSHLGMIKHGQRLGRAEDIANRLPQVDFAAMAKAAGLPSQRITRLKELDDIGVDSLFSKPGPFVLDVVVDSEQVPPMRQRTKVLTGGNHEQQVRIPDESLV; encoded by the coding sequence ATGATCGAGAATGGTGATTTGATACTCCACTATCTGGAACGATTGGGAGTGAAGTACGTATTCGGTGTGCCAGGAGGCAGTATTGAACCACTTTATAACGCCCTCGCCCGCAGCGAGCGCCGGGGCGGACCAAAGGCGGTGTTGGCGAGACACGAATCCGGAGCGGCCTTCATGGCGGACGGGTATGCAAGAGCGACAGGCAAACTTGGGGTGTGCATTTCCACTTCAGGCCCTGGCGCCACCAACCTGCTGACCGGCGTGGCCAACGCCTATGCCGACGGCATCCCCATGCTGGTGATAACCGCGCAGCCGTCTATCGAGCGTTTCGGTTTAGGCGCTTTTCAGGAAGGCTCCTGCACAGGCATCAACACCGTCAGCATCTTTGATAGCTGCACCCGTTTCAACACCCTGGTGTCGCATCCCGCCCAGTTGGAGCACAAGCTGTTGATGGCCATTGGCTACGCGCTCAGTAACCAGCCAGGCCCGGTGCATTTGAGCGTTCCTCTGGACATTATGCGCGCGAAATCTCCCGATCCGGCGGGCAACTTAAACATGCGTGCGTTTATAAACCATGAAGTCGTGCCCAGCGCCGAGTCCGTGCATCGATTACTGAAAGAACTCGCCTATGTGCAGAAGGCCACTCTGGTAATAGGAGAAGGCTGCGCAGGCGCCATGGAGCCCCTGCTCGCCCTGGCGGAATCCCGCAACTGGTTGATCGTCACTACGCCCATGGGCAAAGGACTGGTGTCGGAATATCATCCTTTATATAGAGGCGTTTTCGGTCTTGGCGGGCATGAGAGCGCTCGCGACGCCTTGCATCCCGACAATGCGGAGCGCGTCATCGTCATTGGCTCCGCGCTGGATGAAGTCACGACCGGCGGCTGGGACCCCAACGCGATCTTCTCCAATCGCTTGATCCACTTGTCCGGCAACCCCGACCATCTCAGTCGTTCGGTCATGTCGAGGCTGTCGATACTGGGCTCGCCACGTTTACTGCTGGAGCCCTTCGCAAAATACCTGAAACATGCAGCGCCGCGTAAACAGAAGTACTTGCCCGGCGCTGACGGCTTCCCCAAACACGTCAAATACGCAGACAAAGAAGCCTGCCTTGACGTGGAAGCGCCTGTCAAACCGCAGGCGCTGTATTGGGCGCTAAGCCAGGCTTGCCCTCGCAACACACCCGTATTGATGGATACCGGCAATAGTTTCCTGTGGGGCGTGCATTACTGGCGCACCAATCCGCCCTTGTCAGATTCGACTAAACTGTTCCACATAGGCATGGGATTCGCGACCATGGGCTGGGCTATCGGAGCCGCGGTCGGCATGGCGCTCGCCAGACCGGATACGCCTGTCATTTGTTTCACCGGCGACGGCAGCATGCTGATGAGCGGTCAGGAGATCACTGTCGCGCGGGAGCTGGATTTGAACATTCTGTTCATCGTTCTGAACGACAGCCACCTGGGTATGATCAAACACGGCCAACGTCTGGGCCGGGCGGAGGATATCGCCAATCGACTGCCGCAGGTGGATTTCGCCGCCATGGCCAAAGCGGCGGGCTTACCCTCGCAACGCATCACCCGGCTCAAAGAGCTGGATGACATCGGCGTCGACAGCCTTTTCTCCAAACCCGGCCCATTCGTTCTGGATGTGGTCGTCGACAGCGAGCAAGTTCCCCCCATGCGCCAACGCACCAAAGTTCTGACAGGAGGCAATCATGAGCAGCAAGTACGGATACCAGACGAAAGTCTGGTCTGA
- a CDS encoding response regulator, with product MQQCMILLVEDNPDDEALALRALKKANPKTQVVVARDGQQALDFVFGEGDYQGRNVAEQPVVIFLDMKLPKLNGLDVLRNIRNDQRTCLLPVVILTSSDESSDIKEAYRLGANSYINKPVNFTEFSRQMNLMGEYWLDINRPPLCKLQ from the coding sequence ATGCAACAGTGCATGATATTACTGGTTGAGGATAACCCTGATGATGAGGCGTTGGCGTTAAGAGCATTAAAGAAAGCTAACCCGAAAACACAGGTGGTGGTGGCGCGGGATGGCCAGCAGGCCCTGGATTTTGTGTTTGGTGAAGGAGACTATCAGGGACGCAACGTCGCTGAGCAGCCTGTAGTGATTTTTCTCGACATGAAGTTACCCAAGCTGAATGGATTGGATGTGCTGAGAAATATTCGGAACGACCAAAGGACCTGTTTGTTGCCAGTCGTGATTCTGACCTCGTCGGATGAGTCCAGCGACATCAAGGAAGCCTATCGCCTGGGCGCGAACAGCTATATCAACAAGCCCGTTAACTTTACCGAGTTTTCCCGTCAGATGAACCTGATGGGAGAATACTGGTTGGACATCAATCGGCCTCCGTTATGCAAGCTTCAGTGA
- a CDS encoding YfiR family protein translates to MLSGLGKHFCRLFLILAAVLGTWEQAYARSEYEIKAAYLYNFIKFVTWTDAEATASAIDICVYGEDPFKEILHPLKSLTAHGKPINLLYPDKAADAAVCEVLFISREEKRQLSTILSQVGRNVLTVSDMKDFASSDGMIGFVTVGNVIRFEINLSSAREAGLDISSKLLELALDVIKK, encoded by the coding sequence ATGCTTTCGGGTTTAGGGAAACATTTTTGCAGGCTGTTTCTAATCCTGGCCGCTGTCCTGGGGACGTGGGAGCAGGCGTACGCCCGTTCCGAATACGAAATCAAAGCCGCGTACCTTTACAACTTCATTAAGTTCGTCACCTGGACTGACGCGGAGGCGACGGCTTCCGCCATCGATATCTGCGTCTATGGAGAGGACCCTTTCAAGGAAATCCTCCATCCGCTTAAGTCTCTGACCGCTCACGGAAAACCCATCAATCTGTTGTATCCCGACAAGGCGGCGGACGCCGCTGTCTGCGAAGTGCTGTTCATCAGTCGGGAAGAGAAGCGGCAGCTATCGACGATTCTCTCCCAGGTGGGGCGGAATGTTTTAACCGTAAGCGATATGAAGGATTTCGCCAGCTCCGACGGCATGATCGGGTTTGTGACCGTCGGCAATGTGATCCGGTTTGAAATAAATTTATCCAGCGCCCGCGAGGCCGGTCTCGACATCAGCTCCAAGCTGCTCGAACTGGCTCTGGACGTGATCAAGAAGTAG
- a CDS encoding SDR family oxidoreductase, giving the protein MKLDGKVVMVTGASSGIGRTTAIKLANYGAKVAVIARRSRESEDTVRHITEAGGQAISIPADVSSESDIKNALAQIIETFGKLDGAFNNAGAAEPVGPLTELSEQEWDRVFSINTKGAWLCMKHQIPALLSNKSGAIVNMSSIYGLVGTGMGLAAYVASKHAIIGLTKAASLEYAARNIRINAICPGWIPTPGNEQALSNPEVMAFAQSLHPQGRLGTQQEVAEAVCWMLSDSASYLNGQTISIDGGYTAQ; this is encoded by the coding sequence ATGAAGCTGGATGGAAAAGTGGTGATGGTCACGGGCGCCAGTTCCGGTATCGGAAGGACAACGGCAATCAAGCTGGCGAACTACGGCGCCAAAGTAGCGGTTATCGCACGCAGATCGAGAGAGTCCGAAGACACGGTGCGACATATCACTGAAGCCGGGGGACAGGCCATCAGCATCCCCGCGGACGTTTCTTCGGAAAGCGATATCAAAAACGCGCTCGCTCAAATTATTGAGACGTTCGGTAAGTTGGACGGCGCTTTTAACAATGCGGGAGCGGCGGAACCCGTCGGACCGTTGACAGAGTTGTCCGAACAGGAATGGGACAGAGTCTTCAGCATCAATACCAAAGGCGCCTGGTTGTGCATGAAACACCAGATCCCGGCCCTGTTAAGCAATAAGTCCGGGGCGATTGTAAATATGTCGTCCATTTATGGCCTGGTAGGCACGGGCATGGGATTGGCGGCGTATGTCGCCTCCAAGCACGCCATCATTGGTCTTACAAAAGCCGCGTCTCTAGAATACGCCGCGCGCAATATTCGCATCAATGCGATATGTCCCGGCTGGATTCCCACTCCCGGCAACGAGCAGGCTTTGAGCAATCCCGAGGTCATGGCTTTCGCTCAATCTCTGCACCCGCAGGGACGTCTGGGTACGCAACAGGAAGTCGCAGAAGCGGTATGTTGGATGCTGTCGGATTCCGCGTCTTATTTAAACGGACAGACAATTTCTATTGATGGCGGCTATACCGCCCAATAA
- a CDS encoding putative bifunctional diguanylate cyclase/phosphodiesterase, translating to MRQGLRLLVVDDSEDDAILLIRELRKGGMLPNYTRVDNEHDMRKMLSAQQWDIIITDHNMPGFSSEEALAVVREAELDVPVIIVSGTIGEDVAVRAMKAGAHDYIMKDNLARLLPAIQRELKEATVRDARKRAERTLHHMAYHDSLTDLVNRREFERRLKSALNSSKERGLTHMLLYLDLDQFKIINDTCGHVAGDELLKQLAILLSKHIRESDTLARLGGDEFGILLESCAERRAIQLAQELNSEVRNFRFVWQQKPFTISLSIGIVAVTSEYGSGAEILSHADIACYAAKDKGRNTIQVYQSDDVEMMRRRTEMQWISRIRIALEENRFFLYQQPMERIGPDRGAGLHTEFLLRLREGDEVIPPGAFIPAAERYSLMPLIDRRVIELVFQYLAESGKGMADKGAYFINLSGASLSDDKVFEDIRKNLRKYKIRPERICFEITETAAIAHLAETVEFIREIREEGFKFALDDFGCGMSSFSYLKTIPVDYLKIDGSFVRNMLSDPIDVGIVEACNRIGHAAGLTTIAEFVENEQIKEKLIEIGVDYAQGFAVSKPKPL from the coding sequence ATGCGACAGGGTTTGCGTCTTCTGGTGGTGGATGATTCGGAAGACGACGCCATCCTGTTGATCAGGGAGTTGCGCAAAGGCGGCATGCTGCCCAACTATACCCGCGTGGACAATGAGCATGACATGCGCAAGATGCTCAGCGCTCAGCAGTGGGACATCATCATCACCGATCACAATATGCCCGGATTCTCCTCCGAAGAAGCCCTGGCGGTCGTGCGCGAGGCGGAGCTGGACGTGCCTGTGATCATCGTTTCCGGCACCATTGGCGAAGATGTCGCCGTGCGGGCGATGAAAGCCGGGGCCCATGACTACATCATGAAGGACAACCTGGCGCGCCTGCTGCCGGCTATCCAACGGGAGCTGAAAGAGGCCACGGTTCGCGACGCCCGCAAACGCGCGGAACGTACGCTGCATCATATGGCTTACCACGACAGCCTGACTGATCTGGTGAACCGTCGTGAATTCGAACGCCGTCTGAAAAGCGCGCTCAACAGCAGCAAAGAGCGCGGCCTGACTCACATGCTGCTGTACCTGGATCTGGATCAGTTCAAGATCATCAACGACACCTGTGGACACGTCGCCGGGGACGAACTGCTCAAGCAATTGGCCATACTGCTGTCCAAACATATTCGCGAAAGCGATACGCTGGCCCGTTTGGGCGGCGATGAATTCGGAATACTTTTGGAGAGTTGTGCGGAGCGCCGCGCCATTCAACTGGCGCAAGAGCTGAACAGTGAAGTGCGGAACTTTCGCTTCGTCTGGCAGCAGAAGCCGTTCACCATCAGTTTGAGTATCGGCATTGTCGCCGTCACCAGCGAATACGGTTCCGGCGCGGAGATTCTCAGTCACGCCGACATCGCGTGTTACGCCGCCAAGGACAAGGGGCGCAATACGATTCAGGTATATCAAAGCGATGACGTGGAAATGATGCGTCGTCGCACGGAAATGCAGTGGATCAGCCGTATCCGTATCGCGCTGGAGGAAAATCGTTTTTTCCTGTATCAACAGCCCATGGAGCGCATTGGCCCGGATCGTGGCGCGGGCTTGCATACCGAGTTTCTATTACGTTTGCGGGAAGGCGACGAGGTCATTCCGCCGGGCGCTTTTATTCCCGCCGCTGAACGTTACAGCCTGATGCCGCTGATTGACCGCAGGGTTATCGAGTTAGTGTTCCAGTACCTCGCCGAAAGCGGCAAAGGGATGGCGGACAAAGGCGCCTATTTCATCAATCTGTCAGGCGCCTCGTTAAGCGATGACAAGGTGTTCGAAGATATTCGTAAAAATCTCAGAAAATACAAAATCCGCCCGGAGCGAATCTGCTTTGAGATAACGGAGACCGCCGCCATCGCCCACTTAGCGGAAACCGTGGAGTTTATCCGTGAGATCAGGGAAGAGGGCTTCAAGTTCGCGTTGGATGACTTCGGCTGCGGCATGAGTTCCTTCTCCTATTTAAAAACCATTCCGGTGGATTATCTGAAAATTGACGGCAGCTTTGTGCGCAACATGCTGTCCGATCCGATTGACGTGGGGATCGTCGAAGCCTGCAACCGTATTGGACATGCGGCGGGACTGACGACCATCGCCGAGTTTGTGGAAAACGAGCAGATTAAGGAAAAATTGATCGAAATAGGCGTGGACTATGCGCAAGGTTTCGCTGTCAGTAAACCCAAGCCGTTGTAA
- a CDS encoding citrate/2-methylcitrate synthase, with the protein MSNKHLRQQETAHETAMGKAFLCERVVFRGKDLHQELSERDWFSLYLYSITGKFYTPEQMRMLNYIWVCTSYPDPSIWPNHVAELAGNVRSTPSLSLMSGLSISEASIYGRRPDRRAIDFLQRTRKALDAGEELSGLINAALKKYRVIYGYGRPLARLDERVLHLVKKARDLGFADGPHFTLALEIYHYLKKNKRLTINVAALAAAIGADFGMSPEEYQLYLTPCFIAGMVPCYLDGAAKPEGSVFPMRCESIQYSGPERRSW; encoded by the coding sequence ATGAGCAACAAACATCTGCGCCAACAGGAAACCGCCCACGAAACCGCGATGGGCAAAGCGTTTTTGTGCGAACGAGTGGTGTTTCGCGGTAAAGACCTGCATCAGGAGTTAAGTGAGCGCGACTGGTTTTCACTTTATCTCTACTCCATCACCGGCAAATTCTACACACCGGAACAGATGCGCATGCTGAATTACATCTGGGTATGCACCAGCTACCCGGACCCGAGCATCTGGCCCAACCATGTCGCAGAACTGGCTGGCAACGTGCGCAGCACGCCGTCGCTATCTTTGATGAGCGGACTGTCCATTTCCGAAGCGTCCATTTACGGCAGAAGACCGGACCGCCGCGCCATCGACTTTCTGCAGCGCACCCGCAAAGCCCTGGACGCCGGCGAGGAACTATCGGGCCTGATCAACGCTGCGTTGAAAAAATACCGCGTCATCTACGGCTACGGCCGCCCCTTGGCGCGTCTGGATGAACGCGTATTGCATCTGGTCAAAAAGGCCCGTGACCTGGGCTTCGCTGATGGCCCTCACTTCACTCTGGCGCTGGAGATCTACCATTATCTCAAAAAGAACAAGCGCCTGACGATCAACGTCGCCGCCCTGGCTGCAGCCATCGGCGCGGATTTCGGCATGTCGCCGGAGGAGTACCAGCTTTATCTGACGCCCTGCTTTATCGCCGGCATGGTCCCCTGCTATCTCGACGGCGCGGCCAAGCCCGAGGGCAGCGTTTTCCCCATGCGCTGTGAGTCCATTCAGTATTCCGGGCCGGAGAGGCGTAGTTGGTGA
- a CDS encoding TonB-dependent receptor plug domain-containing protein encodes MITTTRRFCALSLALAASAGYATDDNLFEDSLWALSPEELGQIRVTSIASGTITPLDKAAAVTTVITAEDIAAMGATDIDEVLETVPGLHVGRSFQAYFPLYTFRGISGSDYNPQALLLINGSPLTTLAFGNRYTIWGGMPVKSISRIEVIRGPGSALYGADAFAGVINVITKTASEMEGTLTGTRVGSFDTYSAWMLHGDRIGDLELGVTFEYMDTRGQKEEVKEDFMALLAPDDSLAPGEVNLGRRQAELHMDMAYKEVTVRVGYQGRYGVETGAGVAQALDPEGEYASDRLTLEFLHTNQDWFENWEISTQLTYFFGRQKPTETSVIFPSTFGGAFPDRVLAEPGYKEEHARIQLSSIFRGWKDHRIRMGIGYFWGDLYETTEKKNFLFGSRGIEPNPGGFEDFSDSNNVWLPEKDRTSYFIFLQDEWQFTQNWQLTSGVRYDHYSDFGDTVNPRIALVWASTDTLTTKLLYGRAFRAPSFVELYAISNPVTLGNPDLDPETIDSYEFAVSYQPTAKLQYSGNLFYYKIEDFINFEGGKLANSNSRKGRGWEFEVSYAVSDELKMTANYAYQRATDEETGKDVGDAPNYQAYGRIDYKIVPNTSVSTQINWIGEQKRADGDGRDPVSDYATVDFTVRRKTLEDRLEMALSIRNVFDREAYAPSTSRPMVAIPGDLPLEGRSLYGEVSYRF; translated from the coding sequence ATGATTACAACAACTAGAAGGTTTTGCGCGTTAAGTCTGGCTCTCGCCGCCTCGGCAGGGTACGCCACAGACGATAATCTCTTTGAAGACAGCCTCTGGGCGCTATCCCCCGAAGAACTGGGACAAATCCGCGTCACCAGCATCGCCTCGGGCACCATCACCCCTTTGGACAAGGCCGCCGCCGTCACCACGGTCATCACCGCGGAAGACATCGCGGCTATGGGGGCGACGGATATCGATGAAGTGTTGGAGACGGTGCCGGGTTTGCATGTCGGTAGGTCTTTTCAAGCCTATTTTCCGCTTTATACATTTCGAGGCATATCCGGGTCGGATTACAACCCTCAGGCGCTATTGTTGATTAACGGCTCCCCGCTCACCACCCTGGCTTTCGGAAATCGCTACACCATATGGGGCGGAATGCCGGTCAAGTCCATCAGTCGCATTGAAGTAATCAGAGGTCCGGGCTCCGCTTTATACGGCGCCGACGCCTTTGCGGGAGTCATTAACGTCATTACAAAAACCGCCAGCGAAATGGAAGGAACACTGACGGGAACGCGCGTAGGCAGTTTTGATACTTATTCCGCATGGATGCTGCATGGGGATCGCATTGGCGATCTTGAGCTGGGCGTCACCTTTGAGTATATGGATACAAGGGGGCAGAAAGAGGAAGTAAAAGAAGACTTTATGGCATTGCTGGCGCCTGATGACTCTCTGGCTCCGGGGGAAGTCAATCTGGGACGCCGCCAGGCGGAACTCCACATGGATATGGCATACAAGGAGGTAACGGTCAGAGTAGGTTACCAGGGGCGTTACGGCGTTGAAACGGGCGCAGGCGTCGCGCAGGCGCTGGACCCTGAAGGCGAATACGCCAGCGATCGCCTGACCTTGGAGTTTCTGCATACCAATCAGGACTGGTTTGAAAACTGGGAAATCTCCACTCAGCTGACCTATTTCTTCGGCAGACAGAAGCCCACCGAAACCTCTGTAATTTTCCCTTCCACTTTCGGCGGGGCCTTCCCGGACAGGGTATTGGCCGAGCCAGGCTATAAAGAAGAGCACGCAAGAATTCAGTTGTCCTCTATTTTCAGAGGCTGGAAAGATCATCGTATCCGCATGGGCATAGGCTATTTCTGGGGCGATCTCTACGAAACGACGGAAAAGAAAAACTTTCTTTTCGGTTCTCGAGGGATAGAACCAAATCCAGGTGGATTTGAAGACTTTTCGGACAGTAATAACGTGTGGCTTCCCGAGAAAGATCGGACCAGCTATTTCATATTTCTGCAGGACGAATGGCAGTTCACTCAGAATTGGCAACTGACGTCTGGCGTCAGATATGACCACTATTCCGATTTTGGCGATACCGTCAACCCAAGGATAGCCTTGGTCTGGGCGTCTACGGATACCCTTACCACCAAGCTGCTTTATGGGCGCGCTTTCCGCGCGCCGTCCTTCGTAGAGCTGTATGCAATCTCTAATCCTGTCACTTTGGGCAATCCTGATTTAGATCCTGAAACCATAGATAGTTATGAGTTTGCCGTCAGCTATCAACCTACCGCAAAACTGCAATACAGTGGAAACTTGTTTTACTACAAGATTGAAGACTTCATTAACTTCGAAGGTGGAAAATTAGCTAATTCCAATAGCCGTAAAGGGCGAGGCTGGGAGTTTGAAGTCAGTTACGCTGTTTCCGACGAGCTGAAAATGACGGCGAACTACGCCTACCAGCGCGCTACAGATGAAGAAACAGGCAAAGACGTGGGGGATGCGCCGAACTACCAGGCCTATGGGCGTATTGATTACAAGATTGTCCCCAACACGAGCGTATCCACCCAGATTAACTGGATTGGCGAACAGAAGAGGGCGGATGGAGACGGTAGAGATCCTGTCTCTGATTACGCCACGGTGGACTTCACTGTGAGACGCAAGACATTGGAGGATCGGCTGGAGATGGCGCTTTCCATCCGCAATGTGTTTGATCGGGAAGCCTACGCGCCCAGCACCTCCCGGCCAATGGTGGCGATTCCAGGAGACCTGCCCCTGGAGGGGCGCAGCCTGTATGGAGAGGTCTCCTATCGATTTTAG